The stretch of DNA CGGTCAGATTATTGTCTGGTTAATTGTTATTTTTATTAGCTTAGCTACTACCTTAGCTCTTTGGAGTAGTACGCGACAAATTTATGCTTTGGCTACTGTAGGCATCGTTTTAGTTCTCTCTCTACCTTTCTTGCTGTTTGCCTTTGTAACTACTCTGTTAAATCATATTGAATTTGCACCTCTAGAAGAAGCAGATACTCTAAGCCGCAGAAATGCCAATCGCGAAGCTGCTAGAGCTTCTCGTCAAAAATCAGCAGCGGCAGGTTGAACGAATCTATAGCGTATGCTACTCGCTTGCTGTGGTAATTTTGCAAGCGAGTTTGACAGCTAATGAATGTTGAGCTGATGATGACATAAAAGATCTATAGCCTGAAAATCTCTAAAAGTAGAAAACTGAGGTAGAATTTCTTTACTAAATGCCTCTGCGGCTTTAGAACGGTAGCGATTGGGATTGATAATCACAGAAAGCGTCCGCTCAATACTGACTTCGTTAATTTTAGCTCGGTGTAATACTCCCATCTGTAGTTCTTTTTCGATCGCCGTTGTCGAGACAAAAGCAGCACCTAGCCCCGACTGTACGGCATTTTTAATTGCTTCAATTGAGTTAAGTTCCATCTCGACTTTAAGACGTTTGGGATCTATTTCATAGCAGGTTAAAACTTTATCAATCACTTTACGGATTGTTGATTGAGAATCGAGAGTAATAAACTGTAACTTATACAAATCGTCTTTGTGAATGGTTTCTTCTCGTGCCAGGGTATGAACGGCAGGTAAAATCAAAGCTAATTCGTCATCGGCATAGGGAATAATCTGGAGTACTTCTTGTAACTCTGCTGGTACTTCGCCACCAATAATAGCCAGATCTACCTGTCCGTTTGCTACCGCCCAAGATGTACGGCGCGTTGAGTGTACCTGTAACTGTACGGAAACATCGGGGTATTTTTGGCGAAACAAACCAATCATGCGCGGAATTAAATAGGTTCCTGTAGTTTGCGAGGCACCGACAATTAGGGTACCACCTTGTAAATTTTGGAGATCTTCAATCGCCCTACAGGTTTCCTGACACAGTGAAATAATTTTCTCGCCGTAGCTTAATAATAAATGTCCTGCTTCGGTCAACTGCGCTCTGCGCCCGCCGCGATCGAATAAAGGTACATTTAGCTGTTTTTCTAGATTTTGTACCTGAAGACTAACGGCAGGTTGAGAGACATACAAACTATCAGCCGCTCGTTTGAAGCTTCCTTCTGAAGAAATTGCCTTGAGAATGCGAAGCTGATCCAAAGTAAAGGGAATATCAGACATATATTTATAAGATCGAACTTTAAATTTAATTTGTAGTTATGAGGTTGTATCTTAAGAAAGTTTTTTTATTTCAATTTGCACCCTACCACGAACGGCTCGTATTTTTGGTTAATTATTGCTACTATCGACTATGATAAATAACACTTATATAGGTATTAAGATGTCCGTACCGAGTTGGTTCACTCCCAGTCACGGGATTATCTTAGGGCTGCTGCTCGGTTTTGCTATGGTGCATAGTGGTTTGGCAGCTTTAAGACCTTGGGCTGAAGCTAAAATGGGGGCGAGGCTATATCGAGTAATTTTTGCTAGTGCCAGCATTCCCTTTGCCACTGTTTTAATTATTTATTTTTTCAATCATCGCTATGATGGTTTTCAATTATGGCAGGTTCGGGAAGTTACGGGTATGATACCTTTAGTGTGGATACTATCGGCAGTCTCGTTTATTTTTCTCTATCCTGCTACCTTTAATTTACTGGAAATTGCCGCCGTGCAAAAGCCAGAA from Myxosarcina sp. GI1 encodes:
- a CDS encoding LysR family transcriptional regulator translates to MSDIPFTLDQLRILKAISSEGSFKRAADSLYVSQPAVSLQVQNLEKQLNVPLFDRGGRRAQLTEAGHLLLSYGEKIISLCQETCRAIEDLQNLQGGTLIVGASQTTGTYLIPRMIGLFRQKYPDVSVQLQVHSTRRTSWAVANGQVDLAIIGGEVPAELQEVLQIIPYADDELALILPAVHTLAREETIHKDDLYKLQFITLDSQSTIRKVIDKVLTCYEIDPKRLKVEMELNSIEAIKNAVQSGLGAAFVSTTAIEKELQMGVLHRAKINEVSIERTLSVIINPNRYRSKAAEAFSKEILPQFSTFRDFQAIDLLCHHQLNIH